A region from the Kiritimatiellia bacterium genome encodes:
- the tsaD gene encoding tRNA (adenosine(37)-N6)-threonylcarbamoyltransferase complex transferase subunit TsaD: protein MALMLGIETSCDETAAAVVESGGRILSNVVHSQIPHHRPYGGVVPEVAARLHAERLPDLIAEALRRAGTRWDRLEGVAVTCGPGLATSLLVGVAAAKALALRLGIRLWGVHHLAGHYESVFHDPVSCEEDREHPAVVLLVSGGHTCLVRTEGRSRPLVVGTTMDDAAGEALDKAARILGLGYPGGPAIESAARKGNAAAVELPRSEIDPADVPPASGLVPELCFSFSGLKTSLLYRFRDAAVRGPVLTVADWAASFQQAVVDALVLRLRRAIERFRPAIVGLAGGVARNARLRSRCAEEAARAGCRFRVAPPELCTDNAAMIASAALAGWCEVADPPEALDVRPSWPLG from the coding sequence ATGGCGCTGATGCTGGGCATTGAAACCTCTTGCGATGAGACTGCGGCGGCGGTGGTTGAATCGGGCGGCCGGATTCTCTCCAACGTTGTGCACAGCCAGATTCCGCACCACCGGCCATATGGGGGCGTTGTGCCGGAGGTGGCGGCGCGGTTGCACGCGGAGCGGCTGCCGGATCTGATCGCGGAGGCGCTTCGGCGTGCGGGTACGAGGTGGGATCGGCTGGAGGGGGTAGCGGTGACGTGCGGGCCGGGGCTGGCGACGTCGCTGTTGGTGGGCGTTGCCGCCGCGAAAGCGCTGGCGCTTCGGCTGGGCATTCGGCTTTGGGGTGTTCACCACCTGGCCGGGCACTATGAGTCAGTGTTTCATGATCCGGTGTCGTGCGAAGAGGATCGCGAGCACCCGGCGGTGGTCCTGTTGGTCTCCGGCGGGCACACCTGCCTGGTGCGGACGGAGGGGAGGTCCCGCCCCCTCGTGGTTGGGACCACCATGGACGATGCGGCGGGGGAAGCCCTCGACAAGGCCGCGCGAATTTTGGGGCTGGGCTATCCCGGCGGACCCGCAATCGAATCCGCCGCTCGCAAAGGCAATGCTGCGGCGGTGGAACTGCCGAGGAGCGAAATTGACCCGGCGGACGTGCCCCCCGCTTCGGGGCTGGTGCCGGAGCTGTGTTTCAGTTTTAGCGGACTGAAGACCTCATTGCTCTATCGTTTCCGGGATGCAGCGGTCCGCGGGCCGGTGCTGACGGTGGCGGACTGGGCGGCGTCGTTCCAGCAGGCAGTGGTGGACGCGCTTGTGCTGCGACTGCGGCGGGCGATCGAGCGGTTCCGGCCCGCGATCGTCGGGCTGGCGGGCGGCGTGGCGCGGAATGCGCGACTGCGCTCGCGCTGCGCGGAGGAGGCCGCGCGGGCAGGTTGCCGTTTTCGGGTTGCGCCACCCGAGCTGTGTACCGACAACGCGGCGATGATTGCGTCAGCTGCACTGGCGGGATGGTGTGAGGTGGCCGATCCACCGGAGGCGCTCGACGTGCGACCCAGCTGGCCGCTCGGCTGA
- the gdhA gene encoding NADP-specific glutamate dehydrogenase, whose amino-acid sequence MSIIQSVLEQVERRNPGEPEFLQAVREVLESLEPVLERHRKYADAAIVERIVEPERVIIFRVPWQDDRGRIHVNRGYRIQFNSALGPYKGGLRFHPSVNLSILKFLAFEQIFKNSLTTLPMGGGKGGSDFDPKGKSDAEVMRFCQSFMTELFRHIGPDTDVPAGDIGVGAREIGFLFGQYKRLCNEFTGVLTGKGLNWGGSLIRPEATGYGAVYFAEEMLKTRGDSLKGKVCTVSGSGNVAQYTVEKLLQMGAKPVTLSDSNGTIHDPDGIDADKLAWVMELKNVRRGRIAEYAKKYPRSTYYEGRTPWHVPCQCAFPSATQNEITGEDAKTLLANGCILVCEGANMPSTPEAVELFVSKKILYAPGKAANAGGVATSGLEMSQNSMRMSWGREEVEGRLREIMVRIHAACVNAAIEYGQPGNYVLGANVAGFTKVADAMLDQGLV is encoded by the coding sequence GTGAGCATCATTCAGAGCGTGCTGGAGCAGGTTGAGCGGCGCAATCCGGGCGAGCCAGAGTTTCTGCAGGCGGTTCGAGAGGTGCTGGAGTCGTTGGAACCCGTTCTGGAGCGTCATCGCAAGTATGCGGACGCGGCGATCGTGGAGCGCATCGTCGAGCCCGAGCGCGTGATCATTTTCCGCGTGCCCTGGCAGGATGACCGCGGCCGTATCCACGTGAACCGCGGTTATCGGATCCAGTTCAACAGCGCGCTGGGGCCCTACAAGGGCGGGCTGCGCTTCCACCCCAGTGTGAACCTCAGCATTCTGAAATTCCTCGCGTTCGAACAGATCTTCAAAAACTCCCTCACCACGTTGCCGATGGGCGGCGGAAAGGGGGGATCGGACTTCGATCCGAAGGGCAAGTCGGACGCGGAGGTGATGCGGTTCTGCCAGTCGTTCATGACGGAGCTCTTTCGCCACATCGGGCCGGACACCGATGTGCCGGCGGGCGACATCGGCGTGGGCGCGCGCGAGATCGGATTTCTGTTCGGCCAGTACAAACGTCTCTGCAACGAGTTCACCGGCGTGCTCACCGGCAAAGGTCTCAATTGGGGTGGTTCGCTGATCCGGCCCGAGGCCACCGGCTACGGCGCTGTGTACTTCGCGGAAGAGATGCTGAAGACACGGGGCGACAGCCTGAAGGGCAAGGTCTGCACCGTGTCGGGGTCGGGCAACGTCGCGCAATACACGGTGGAGAAACTGCTCCAGATGGGCGCGAAGCCGGTGACGCTCTCGGACTCAAACGGCACCATCCACGACCCGGACGGCATTGACGCGGACAAGCTCGCGTGGGTGATGGAGCTCAAGAACGTCCGACGCGGCCGCATCGCGGAGTATGCGAAGAAGTACCCGCGCTCGACGTACTACGAGGGTCGGACGCCCTGGCATGTGCCGTGCCAGTGCGCGTTCCCGAGCGCGACGCAGAACGAGATCACCGGCGAGGACGCGAAAACGCTGCTCGCAAACGGCTGCATTCTCGTGTGCGAGGGCGCGAACATGCCGAGCACACCGGAGGCGGTGGAGCTCTTCGTGTCGAAGAAGATCCTGTACGCACCGGGCAAGGCCGCGAATGCGGGCGGCGTGGCCACCTCGGGGCTCGAAATGAGTCAGAACTCGATGCGCATGTCGTGGGGCCGCGAGGAGGTGGAGGGGCGGCTGCGGGAGATCATGGTGCGTATTCACGCGGCGTGTGTGAACGCCGCGATTGAGTACGGTCAGCCCGGCAACTATGTGTTGGGCGCGAACGTCGCGGGGTTCACCAAGGTTGCGGACGCGATGCTCGACCAGGGGCTGGTCTGA
- a CDS encoding NrpR regulatory domain-containing protein, with translation MTSDGSERSARIERAILRALLTAERPLGAAKIAEHLAERGIDLQPRSVRYHLSRTDRAGWTRLVDRRHGRRLTELGAEEARRVNAEEKLGFIAARMDDLGYRMTFDLRTMAGSVVANTALLSARDLSRAVPLLEPVLRARLAMGSRIALARESERLAGLTVPADQIALGTMCSITVNGILLKLGIPVTSRYGGLLELVDGRPRRFVELIEYRGTTVDPLELFIRAGLTRVQAAARTGRGLVGASVREIPAMAVPEVLRVRRELQDRDVHAILEVGRPGRPLLDVAISEGRAGILVLGGLNAFAALVEAGVPVQLQPLAGLENLRAFRPYREIASLARPVSPLLD, from the coding sequence GTGACCTCTGACGGTTCGGAACGGTCGGCGCGGATTGAACGCGCGATTCTGCGCGCATTGCTGACGGCGGAACGGCCGCTCGGCGCTGCCAAAATCGCGGAGCATTTGGCCGAGCGCGGCATTGACCTCCAGCCACGATCGGTGCGCTACCACCTGTCGAGGACTGACCGCGCCGGTTGGACCCGTTTGGTCGACCGGCGCCACGGACGGCGGCTCACCGAGTTGGGGGCGGAGGAAGCCCGGCGTGTCAATGCCGAGGAGAAGTTGGGCTTCATTGCCGCGCGGATGGACGACCTCGGGTATCGAATGACTTTCGATCTGCGCACGATGGCCGGCTCCGTGGTGGCGAACACCGCGCTGCTCTCCGCACGGGATCTTTCCCGCGCGGTACCACTGCTGGAACCAGTTCTGCGCGCCCGGCTGGCCATGGGATCCCGAATCGCCCTGGCGCGCGAATCCGAACGACTCGCCGGCCTCACGGTCCCTGCGGACCAGATCGCGCTCGGGACTATGTGCAGCATCACGGTCAACGGCATTCTGCTCAAACTCGGTATTCCCGTAACCTCTCGCTACGGCGGTCTGCTTGAACTCGTGGATGGTCGGCCCCGTCGATTCGTCGAGCTGATCGAGTACCGCGGCACCACAGTGGACCCGCTCGAGCTGTTCATCCGGGCCGGCCTCACGCGCGTCCAGGCGGCCGCACGAACCGGTCGCGGACTGGTCGGCGCCAGCGTACGCGAAATCCCCGCGATGGCGGTGCCGGAAGTGCTCCGGGTGCGCCGCGAACTCCAGGACCGGGACGTGCACGCGATCCTGGAAGTCGGGCGCCCGGGCCGGCCGCTGCTGGACGTCGCCATTTCCGAGGGGCGGGCGGGCATCCTCGTGCTGGGCGGCCTGAACGCGTTCGCAGCCCTGGTCGAGGCGGGTGTCCCCGTCCAACTGCAGCCTCTGGCGGGACTCGAAAACCTCCGAGCCTTTCGGCCGTACCGCGAGATCGCCTCGCTCGCACGGCCCGTCAGCCCTCTGCTCGATTGA
- a CDS encoding histidine kinase encodes MSDTRAMKANGPLAWTTAALLPALVVRAGAGAAVTTLQALRQLSQTELAAAPSVCVTATVTLARQPQKLLVVQDASGAAAVHPRELDDLTPFPQLGERLILRGVAAAGRLSPAIAGGSQGLQVERLGRAELPPPLPLSPRDLVGGRYEHQRVEVEAIVRASRADRELSRIELGTGIGRVTLLAPPAPDANGLNARLPEGARVRARGVLSSIVNRRGEWVGCLLHAAAWEDISLIAPPPAPEGLPLARLDEIARWGTAGSDSPPIRVRGVVLAVEWGHRAFLRDETGAAVLYLGRATMDRVAPGDHVEAAGYPILLDKRWVLQDATLRRLAGGLPPTPVNLDSRHEDPALFDTDLVRLSGQVIGVSEHSSGLWLLMQTRHGVAEVALPHAPEGAPTPGAWVEAVGIAEVFARMTAEGHTETLGLRVHALPPGGVRVLRPAPWWTPRRLAAVIAVVSGGMIWLGGWVLVLQRIVRRQGARLRESVRQEAVWQERTRIARDIHDDVGAVLTQIALMSDMCRDEQDPAARTDAVARIGEASRRAIEALDQIVWTVNPSNDRVDRTVSYCCRIVQGLLEGLPVRCRLDVPPDLPARPIAAAARHHLAMAVKEAARNALRHAGAQEIRLAARCAEAMLTIEISDDGRGLVTDAVPAGRSGIRNIQQRLIEIGGRASFESRPGGGTSVVLQVRLGAVSPQTAGWRSRAADEKLKE; translated from the coding sequence ATGTCCGACACTCGCGCAATGAAGGCGAATGGCCCGCTTGCCTGGACAACCGCCGCCCTCCTGCCGGCCTTGGTCGTGCGGGCCGGCGCCGGTGCGGCGGTGACGACATTGCAGGCCTTGCGGCAACTCTCACAGACGGAACTTGCAGCGGCGCCCTCGGTTTGCGTCACCGCGACGGTCACGCTCGCCCGCCAACCCCAGAAGCTGCTCGTGGTGCAGGACGCGAGTGGTGCCGCTGCAGTACACCCGCGTGAGCTGGATGACCTGACGCCGTTTCCTCAGCTCGGGGAGCGGTTGATCCTGCGAGGTGTGGCGGCAGCGGGGCGGCTGTCTCCCGCCATCGCCGGCGGTTCGCAGGGGCTTCAGGTCGAACGGCTCGGTCGCGCCGAGCTGCCGCCGCCGCTTCCGCTCTCCCCCCGCGACCTCGTCGGTGGCCGGTACGAACACCAACGCGTCGAGGTCGAGGCCATTGTTCGCGCAAGCCGAGCCGACCGCGAGCTCAGCCGCATCGAACTGGGCACCGGCATCGGACGAGTGACGCTCCTGGCACCGCCGGCACCCGATGCGAATGGTCTCAACGCGAGGCTGCCGGAGGGAGCTCGCGTGAGGGCGCGCGGAGTGCTGAGTTCCATCGTGAACCGCCGCGGGGAATGGGTGGGCTGTTTGTTGCATGCGGCCGCATGGGAAGATATCTCCCTGATCGCACCGCCCCCCGCACCCGAGGGCCTGCCGCTGGCCCGCCTCGATGAAATTGCACGGTGGGGCACCGCGGGGTCCGATTCACCGCCAATCCGCGTGCGTGGAGTCGTGCTCGCGGTGGAATGGGGGCACCGCGCGTTTCTGCGCGACGAAACGGGCGCGGCGGTGCTCTACCTCGGCCGGGCCACCATGGACCGCGTCGCCCCCGGCGATCACGTCGAGGCCGCAGGCTATCCGATCCTTCTCGACAAGCGGTGGGTGCTTCAGGATGCGACCCTCCGGCGACTCGCGGGCGGCCTCCCGCCCACGCCCGTCAACCTGGACAGTCGACACGAAGATCCCGCGTTGTTCGATACGGACCTCGTCCGGCTCAGTGGGCAGGTGATCGGCGTCAGCGAACATTCCAGCGGGTTGTGGCTGCTGATGCAGACGAGGCACGGCGTCGCGGAAGTCGCGCTCCCCCACGCGCCGGAGGGAGCACCGACACCGGGCGCATGGGTCGAGGCGGTCGGTATCGCCGAAGTGTTCGCGCGCATGACGGCCGAAGGCCATACCGAAACGCTGGGCCTTCGCGTGCATGCGCTGCCGCCGGGCGGGGTACGCGTGTTGCGGCCGGCCCCCTGGTGGACGCCCCGACGTCTCGCCGCCGTCATCGCGGTGGTCAGCGGCGGTATGATCTGGCTGGGAGGATGGGTGCTCGTCCTCCAACGAATTGTGCGCCGTCAAGGCGCACGTCTCCGCGAAAGCGTGCGCCAAGAGGCGGTGTGGCAGGAACGAACCCGCATCGCGCGCGACATCCACGATGACGTCGGCGCCGTCCTCACCCAGATCGCGCTGATGAGCGACATGTGCCGGGACGAACAGGATCCCGCCGCCCGCACGGACGCGGTCGCCCGTATCGGCGAGGCGTCACGGCGTGCGATCGAGGCGCTCGACCAGATCGTCTGGACCGTCAATCCTTCCAACGACCGGGTGGATCGCACCGTTTCCTACTGCTGCCGCATCGTGCAGGGGCTCCTGGAGGGGCTTCCGGTTCGGTGCCGCCTGGACGTCCCGCCCGATCTTCCCGCGCGGCCGATCGCGGCCGCCGCGCGGCATCACCTAGCCATGGCGGTCAAGGAGGCCGCACGGAACGCGCTCCGACATGCCGGCGCACAGGAGATCCGGCTCGCCGCGCGATGCGCGGAGGCCATGCTCACAATCGAAATCAGCGATGATGGTCGCGGCCTCGTCACCGATGCCGTGCCCGCCGGCCGCTCCGGCATCCGCAACATCCAACAGCGGCTGATCGAAATTGGCGGTCGCGCCAGTTTCGAATCCCGCCCCGGCGGCGGCACTTCGGTCGTGCTGCAGGTCCGCCTTGGGGCGGTCTCTCCCCAAACTGCGGGATGGCGCTCGCGCGCCGCCGATGAAAAACTGAAGGAATGA
- a CDS encoding response regulator transcription factor: MTVPRPESIRVAIVEDHDALRASLARLISRAPGYCCVAACPDGETALRELPLAKPHVVLMDLQLPRMSGAECIARLRELLPEVEVLVLTVYDDEERVFDALKAGASGYLLKRADSRRILEAIAEVRAGGAPMTSEIARKVVRSFRQEPPTPARGHLTPREEEILNLLAEGLVPKEVAARLGISYFTVQTHIKSIYEKLHVRSRTEAVLRWIR; encoded by the coding sequence ATGACTGTGCCCCGGCCCGAATCCATTCGCGTTGCGATCGTCGAAGACCACGACGCGTTGCGCGCGAGCCTCGCGCGCCTGATCAGCCGCGCCCCCGGGTACTGTTGTGTCGCCGCCTGCCCGGACGGCGAAACCGCGCTGCGGGAACTGCCGCTCGCCAAACCGCACGTTGTGCTGATGGACCTCCAGTTGCCCCGCATGTCCGGAGCCGAATGCATCGCGCGTCTCCGCGAACTGCTGCCGGAGGTGGAGGTGCTCGTGCTGACCGTCTACGACGACGAGGAGCGGGTGTTCGATGCGCTGAAGGCCGGCGCCAGCGGCTACCTGCTGAAACGCGCCGACAGCCGGCGAATCCTTGAGGCGATCGCGGAGGTCCGCGCCGGCGGTGCGCCGATGACCAGCGAGATCGCCCGCAAGGTGGTTCGCTCGTTTCGTCAGGAGCCGCCCACCCCGGCGCGTGGCCATCTGACGCCGCGTGAGGAAGAAATCCTCAACCTACTCGCGGAGGGGCTCGTCCCGAAGGAGGTCGCCGCAAGGCTGGGCATCAGCTACTTCACGGTCCAAACCCACATCAAAAGCATCTACGAAAAGCTCCATGTGCGCTCGCGCACCGAAGCGGTGTTGCGCTGGATTCGCTGA